In Chitinophagaceae bacterium, the genomic window CCAGCCGCCTGGCGTCATAATTACATTATGCTTTTGCTTTGCTGCAGCAATTCCACCCTCTTCTCCACGCCAGCTCATAATAGTTGCATTGGCAGCAATACCACCTTCCAGTATTTCATCCCAGCCAATAATGCTTTTGCCTTTGGTTTTTAAATAACTTCCTATACGTTGTATAAAATAGCTCTGCAATTCCAGTTCATCTTTAAGGTTATTATCCTTCATGCGTTGCTGGCATTTAGAGCAATGTTTCCATCTTTCTTTTGGGCATTCATCGCCACCAATATGTATTATTGAAGAGGGAAAAAGTTCAACAACTTCATCAAGTACGCCTTCTAAAAATACAAAAGTGCTGTCGTTGCCGGCGCAATACACATCATCGGTTACGCCCCAGGTTTCATAAGTTTTATACGGCCCTTTGGTGCATCCCAAATAAGTATAGCTTGCCAGCGCTGCCACGCTATGGCCGGGTACTTCAATTTCGGGTACTACATTTATATATCTTTCTGTAGCATATTTTACCACTTCTTTTATTTCTTCCTGTGTATAAAAGCCGCAATATTTTTCGCCATCGTATTTATTACTGCCGTAATTACCCACTAAGGTTTGCGCCCTGCATGAGCCTATTTCAGTAAGCCTGGGATACTTTTTTATTTCAATCCTCCAGCCCTGGTCTTCGGTAAGGTGCCAGTGAAAAGTATTGAATTTATGAAAGGCCAGGTAATCAATATATGTTTTTATAAACGAAACCGGAAAAAAATGCCGGCCTACATCAAGGTGAATGCCCCTGTAGGTAAACCTTGGAAAATCGGTAATTTGTACAAAGGGTAATTTATATTCCACATTTTTTTGCGGAGGTAAAAGTTGCAATAAAGTTTGTGTGCCATAAAAAATTCCATTAGCATTTTGTGCGGTAATGGTTATGCCATCTTTTTCTACAGTAAGATTGTATGCGCCTTCTGTTGTATTAGCTGCTTCGTCGTATGCCAGCCTAATTTTAGCAACGGTATTACTTAAGCGTACCTGTTTTGAGGTTTCAAAATCAATAACCTTTAAATCCATTGCATAAATACGGAGAATATATTCCTGCAGCCGGTAAGCAGCGTTATCAAACTTTTCACCGTTCACTAAAATGATAGTGTTTTTATCTATCGTAAAACTTCCCGGGTTTACGGTGTAAGAAACGGGTACTGGTATAATATTAAGTTGCTGAGCGAACAGACTGCTTAAACTGAAAAAGAAAAAAAGAAAGGTAATTAATTTTGCTTTCATGTATTGAATTTTTATATGCTGATGAATTTAGTCTGTTGTATTTAAACTGCTGTCTTGCTCGTTTTCGCCGTACATTGAAGGTAAGGGTTCTTTTATGCTGATGTTATCAAAAGTTTTTCCATTGTAATGATATGCCGTTTTTTCAAATATTTTATTGGATGCCGCATCAAATTTATAATAATCAATATGTAAAATATCATCTTTTATAAATATTTCCGGGTCGTATTTTCTGCCACGGTTAAAATGATTAAAATTTTGCCAGCCATTTAAATACAAAATAAGTGGTTGAATATAGGTGGGTACCTGGTAAAGGGTAAGGCTTGTATCAATACTATAGTTACCTTTATTTTTCTTAAACATTAAAATAAAATCTTTGTCAAAATTTTCGTTGAGCGGTATTTCCTGTACACAAAAATCAAAGTCATTTACTTCTGAAGTATCAGTCCGTAAAAATAAATATTTCACCGTCATCTCCCTTATGCTGGGTACCTTCCACACGTCGTAGAAAAACTTTTTTTCACCAATGGTTCCAATAAAGCCTTGTTCCCTTTCAAAATTTCCCTGCCGGTAGCAAATGGTAAAATTTTCATATTTATCCAACTCATCGGCATTATCGCCTTTGGGAAAAAAAGGAAAATTCCTGTCGCCGCCAATTCTGCAGGAAAAAAAAACAGCACAATAAAAAAGAAGGATTACAAATTTCATTCTTTAATTATTTTAATACAGGCAAAATAAATTTAGTTCTTGCCGAACTGCTGTGGTATATACGTATTTCTGCTTTGGAAAAATCATCTGCATTGGCCTTGTAAATATCCAGGAAGCGTTGTGGGTTGCGGTCAACCAGCGGAAACCAACTGCTTTGAATTTGTATCATTATTTTATGGCCTTTGCGAAATGTATGGGCAACATCGGGCAACGAAAAATTTACTGCGGTAACATTATTAGGAATAAAAGGTTCGGGTTTTTCAAAGCTATTCCTGAATTTTCCCCTCATAATTTCTGCCCTTACCGGCATTTGATAGCCACCCATTATATGGTTTTGGTTATTGCCTATTATCGAATCGGCATATTGAAAATCTTCGGGGAAAACATCAATGAGTTTTACTACAAAGTCTGCATCGGTGCCGCTGCTGCTTACAAAAAGATTTGCAGCAACTTCTCCTGCAAGGGTAAGGTCTTCGGTAAGAGCGCCGGTACTAAAGCAAAGTACATCGGGCCTGTAACTGGCAAAGCGCTGGTCGTCGGTCATGTATTCTCTGGTGCGGTCGTCAAGCACGCCATCTGTATAAGGAACCGGGTGTGCAGGGTCGCTGATGTATTCTGTATAACTTTTTTCCCTGCTGCCTTTTGGCGCAAACTTTGAAGGTTTGTTTTCTTTATTAAAAGATAATTGGTTGCCGGAAACAATGTACAATTCTTTTTCTTCTACATTTTTTGGCGGCCAGCTTACAAAAGTTTCCCATTGATTTTTGCCGGTAAAAAATATGGTAGCGCCTGCAATATTATTTACTGTTCCTTTATTTTTTAGGTAATAATTAAAAAAGGGTACTTCAATATTTTGCTGGTACCAGGCAGATGTGTTAGAGGCAAAACGTACATTGCCAAGGTAGTTGCCATTATTGCTTGCCCATTGGCCATGGTACCAGGGCCCCATCACTATTTTACTGTTTGTATTTGGGCTTTTTATTTTTGTGGTTTTATAGCAGTTCCATGCGCCCCATAAATCTTCGGCATCAAAAAGGCCGCCTACCCAAAGCATGGCAGGTTGCAAATTGTGAATGGCATTTCTTGCATTGCGTTCTTTCCACCAGTTATCGTAATTGGGATGTTGTTGTACCTCATGCCAAAATTTAATACTGTCGCCAATCATTGCAGAAAGGTTTTTTAAAGTTCCGGCATTGAGGTAAAACTGGTAATTATCTTTTATGGGTTGTTGAAACCCTTTAGGAAAATCTTCAACTGGTTTGGGCCTGGGTTGCCCGAAAACAGAATAAAAATTAAATCCGTCCATTTGAAAAAAAGCGCCGTTGTGGTGAAAATCATCACCAATAAACCAATCGGTAACCGGAGCCTGTGGGCTTACGGCTTTTAAAGCTGGGTGGTTGCTTGCAGCAGCCATGGTACTATAAAATCCGGGATAAGAAATGCCAAATACACCCACTTTTCCATTGTTGTTGGCAATGTTTTTTATCATCCAGGATATGGCATCGTAGGTATCGCTGCTTTCATCAATATCATTGGGCCTTTTTTTCATGGGAATAAAAGGTCGTACATCTACAAAATCGCCTTCGCTCATAAACCTTCCTCTTACATCTTGTGTTACCAAAATATAATTTTCTTTTGCATACGCCATTTGATAGGAATGCCATACTGGCATAAATTTACCTTCTCCATAAGGATAGCAGGAGTAAGGCGTACGTTTCATTAATATCGGGTGCTGCTCCGCCTGGTCTTTGGGAATATAAATAGAAGTAAATAATTTAATTCCGTCCCTCATGGGTATCATTACTTCTTGCTTGGTATAATTATTTACAAACCATGTACTGTCGTTGTTTTGTGCACTTAGAGGTAAACTGGCAAAAAAGCCGAGTACGATAAACAGAATTTTTTTCATATACTATTTTTAAAGGCTAAATTTACCAAAACAATTGCTGAATGGATGCATTAACGAACGAAAATTTGATAACCGGCTTCTATACTGCGTTTCAACGGCTCGATGCAGGTGGTATGAACAACAGTTACAGCAGCGATATAGTGTTTTTTGATCCTGTATTTGAATTATTAAAAGCCGGCGAAGTTAAAAGTATGTGGCAAATGTTGTGTGCTAATGCCCAAGATTTTTCGCTTACCTTTTCGGATATTACCAATAAAGGAGATGGATATTATACCTGCAACTGGACGGCAACTTATACTTTTTCTAAAACCGGCAAAAAAGTAGTGAACCATGTAAAGGCATATATGAAAATTGAAAACGGGAAAATAATTGAACACAGCGATGGGTTCAGCATGCATAAATGGGCTTCGCAGGCGCTGGGTTTCTCAGGCAAATTATTTGGATGGAACCGTTTTTTTCAAAGAAAAATAAAAAACAATGCCCGTAAAACACTTTTGGCCTATATGCAAAAAAATGCCATTTAATTCCTGCTTTTCCTGTTAACGAAAATTTAAGATTATCCGGCAAGCTTACCGCTCATAAAGTGAGCCCGATTGCCCATTTTTAAATACGTACCTTTGCCCACTAAAAAATTTCCGTTTTAATAGTGAAGAATTTTTCCTTTCCATATTTGATAAGCATTCTTTTTTTGGGGATTTTTGCCTCATGCAGCAGTAAAAAATCCGGGCTGGAAGCTCAGGCAAAAAAAGGACCAATAGCGCCACCGGTGCTTAATACAGATATGTTTATTGTTGCTGCCACACCCCTGAGCGATAATATAAGTTTGCCTGGAAATATTTTGGCCAATGAAGTATCGGAAATTCATCCCGAAATAAGCGGAAGGCTTACTTTATTAAATATTGCAGAAGGTAAAACCGTAGCAGCAGGCGAATTGCTCGGTAAAATTTACGATGGCGACCTGCGTGCCCAACTTTCCAAGCTTTCTATTCAATTACAGCAGGCGCAGCGTACGGCAAAAAGGTACGAAGAGCTTTTAAAAATACAAGGCGTAAGCCAGCAGGAATATGATGAGCATTTGCTCAACATCAGCAATATAAAAGCCGATATGGCCATTGTACATAGTAATATAAAACGCACCGAAATAAGGGCACCCTTTTCCGGTGCACTTGGTTTAAAATTGGTAAGCCCAGGCGCTTATGTAACGCCTGCTACAATACTCACAACCATTCGTCAAAATACGCAGTTAAAACTCGACTTTAGCCTTCCGGAAAAATATGCAATAAAAATTCAGGTAGGGCAATTGGTTTATTTTAAAATGGAAAACAATGCCAAAGAATATTCGGCAAAAATTATGGCAACAGAACGGGGTATTGCAGAAGATAGCCGTAGCCTGAATGTGAGGGCACTGGTGATGAATAACGATGGTCAAATTTTACCCGGAAATTTTGTGGAAGTTACCACCAATTTTGCGCCCGACCCCAATGCCATAATGGTGCCTACACAGGCTGTAATTCCACAGGCCCGTGGCAAAAAAATTGCTTTATTTAAAGAAGGTACCGCATTTTTTCAGGATGTGGAAACGGGTTTGAGAGATACCAGTATGGTGCAAATCACAAGAGGCCTTAAAGTAGGAGATACCATAATAGTATCGGGTATAATGAGCCTTAGGCCCAATAGCAAAGTTTCTTTGGGAAAAATAGTTAATAAATAGGTTATTGTTGAACCGCATTAACTGAAAATTATTTTTGCTTGAGATTTTTAGCCGCCGGTTCATGAAAATTTTTTTACATGACATTGTCCGAATTTAGTTTACGCAGGCCAATTTTTGCCATTGTACTAAATATTATTATAGTACTGTTTGGCGCCATTGGATATAAATATTTAGGAATAAGGGATTACCCTGCCATTGATTCACCCAATATTAATGTACGCACCAGTTACCCCGGT contains:
- a CDS encoding beta-N-acetylhexosaminidase, giving the protein MKAKLITFLFFFFSLSSLFAQQLNIIPVPVSYTVNPGSFTIDKNTIILVNGEKFDNAAYRLQEYILRIYAMDLKVIDFETSKQVRLSNTVAKIRLAYDEAANTTEGAYNLTVEKDGITITAQNANGIFYGTQTLLQLLPPQKNVEYKLPFVQITDFPRFTYRGIHLDVGRHFFPVSFIKTYIDYLAFHKFNTFHWHLTEDQGWRIEIKKYPRLTEIGSCRAQTLVGNYGSNKYDGEKYCGFYTQEEIKEVVKYATERYINVVPEIEVPGHSVAALASYTYLGCTKGPYKTYETWGVTDDVYCAGNDSTFVFLEGVLDEVVELFPSSIIHIGGDECPKERWKHCSKCQQRMKDNNLKDELELQSYFIQRIGSYLKTKGKSIIGWDEILEGGIAANATIMSWRGEEGGIAAAKQKHNVIMTPGGWCYFDHSQSRNEDSITFGGYTPLEKTYSYEPIPKELNSDEAKYILGAQGNLWTEYITNPSKIEYQVFPRMSALSEVVWSPKDKRDWKSFEARIPTLFKRYQLWGAHYSNAYYDLKSSVVPVKNQGIGWMLETKNASGKVLLKKNHVLLSPADIKEPISVRETSTLSATLIDENQKPISSKISQKFYINKASGKKVKLLTETAKNYSGLGGFTLVDGVQNTRGMARSFEFLGFKGNNLEAIIDLGKMQLIKSISLHSFEQQASWIYLPKEVQFYSSADGKKFKLIKAITQPAKADNNIVYKTTAAAKTKYIKVIAQNVGIIPDGQPGAGNPAWLFVDEVEIK
- a CDS encoding CocE/NonD family hydrolase, which translates into the protein MKKILFIVLGFFASLPLSAQNNDSTWFVNNYTKQEVMIPMRDGIKLFTSIYIPKDQAEQHPILMKRTPYSCYPYGEGKFMPVWHSYQMAYAKENYILVTQDVRGRFMSEGDFVDVRPFIPMKKRPNDIDESSDTYDAISWMIKNIANNNGKVGVFGISYPGFYSTMAAASNHPALKAVSPQAPVTDWFIGDDFHHNGAFFQMDGFNFYSVFGQPRPKPVEDFPKGFQQPIKDNYQFYLNAGTLKNLSAMIGDSIKFWHEVQQHPNYDNWWKERNARNAIHNLQPAMLWVGGLFDAEDLWGAWNCYKTTKIKSPNTNSKIVMGPWYHGQWASNNGNYLGNVRFASNTSAWYQQNIEVPFFNYYLKNKGTVNNIAGATIFFTGKNQWETFVSWPPKNVEEKELYIVSGNQLSFNKENKPSKFAPKGSREKSYTEYISDPAHPVPYTDGVLDDRTREYMTDDQRFASYRPDVLCFSTGALTEDLTLAGEVAANLFVSSSGTDADFVVKLIDVFPEDFQYADSIIGNNQNHIMGGYQMPVRAEIMRGKFRNSFEKPEPFIPNNVTAVNFSLPDVAHTFRKGHKIMIQIQSSWFPLVDRNPQRFLDIYKANADDFSKAEIRIYHSSSARTKFILPVLK
- a CDS encoding nuclear transport factor 2 family protein, which gives rise to MDALTNENLITGFYTAFQRLDAGGMNNSYSSDIVFFDPVFELLKAGEVKSMWQMLCANAQDFSLTFSDITNKGDGYYTCNWTATYTFSKTGKKVVNHVKAYMKIENGKIIEHSDGFSMHKWASQALGFSGKLFGWNRFFQRKIKNNARKTLLAYMQKNAI
- a CDS encoding efflux RND transporter periplasmic adaptor subunit translates to MKNFSFPYLISILFLGIFASCSSKKSGLEAQAKKGPIAPPVLNTDMFIVAATPLSDNISLPGNILANEVSEIHPEISGRLTLLNIAEGKTVAAGELLGKIYDGDLRAQLSKLSIQLQQAQRTAKRYEELLKIQGVSQQEYDEHLLNISNIKADMAIVHSNIKRTEIRAPFSGALGLKLVSPGAYVTPATILTTIRQNTQLKLDFSLPEKYAIKIQVGQLVYFKMENNAKEYSAKIMATERGIAEDSRSLNVRALVMNNDGQILPGNFVEVTTNFAPDPNAIMVPTQAVIPQARGKKIALFKEGTAFFQDVETGLRDTSMVQITRGLKVGDTIIVSGIMSLRPNSKVSLGKIVNK